The proteins below come from a single Pogoniulus pusillus isolate bPogPus1 chromosome 39, bPogPus1.pri, whole genome shotgun sequence genomic window:
- the TIMM17A gene encoding mitochondrial import inner membrane translocase subunit Tim17-A — protein sequence MEEYAREPCPWRIVDDCGGAFTMGAIGGGIFQAIKGFRNSPVGVSHRLRGSLTAVKTRAPQLGGSFAVWGGLFSMIDCSMVRMRGKEDPWNSITSGALTGAILAARNGPVAMVGSAAMGGILLALIEGAGILLTRFASAQFPNGPQLAEDPSQLQPTPFSDYRQYQ from the exons CCCCTGGAGGATAGTAGATGACTGTGGAGGTGCTTTCACCATGGGAGCCATAGGAGGTGGCATCTTCCAGGCCATCAAAGGGTTCAGGAACTCCCCAGTG GGGGTGAGCCACCGCCTGCGGGGCAGCCTGACCGCCGTCAAGACGCGAGCGCCGCAGCTGGGAG GGAGCTTTGCTGTCTGGGGAGGTCTCTTCTCCATGATTGACTGCAGCATGGTGAGGATGAGAGGCAAGGAGGATCCCTGGAATTCCATCACCAGTGGAGCTCTGACTGGAGCCATTTTAGCTGCAAGAA acgggcctgtggccatggtgggctctgctgccatgggGGGCATTCTGCTGGCACTCATCGAAGGAGCTGGGATCCTGCTGACGAGGTTTGCCTCTGCCCAGTTCCCCAACG GCCCCCAGTTAGCAGAGGacccctcccagctgcagcccactCCCTTCAGCGACTACCGCCAGTACCAGTGA